The window AATTCAATCATTGGTAGTAAAAACATGTCCTTTGGAATTCTACTAACGATGAGAAAAATATACAGAAGAGGAATAAACAAGAAAAGTTGGGGAGGAGAATTCTTGTATCTTTTTGTACAAAAAGATCAGGTTATACTATCCAAATGAAAGGAGTATGCAAAAGGGCAAAAATCAAGATGCCCAAGGCCTGTAAAAGTGATGGTGGATAGTTCTAAATTCAGAGGCCAAGAAATGTTGGAACCCACAATAGATGGTTCCAACTCCTGactcccaatatatatatatattttttaattggcaGTGAGTGTTcgagaacaaagtcccgactaatctcgGAGGTGCACAGGCTCTCGATAAGGAGTTTCTTGTGAGTGCACTTTGGATAATTCGAGGAGAAGTTCCTCTAGTCCAACGGCTCCTAGAAATCGTTTGCACTCAATAGAATTTGACACATTGACTTCAAGATTCTTAACCTGGCAATTATAGATTTTGGCAATCCTGTTCAGAGAGGTGGTGCAAATGTAGGAACAAAATCTAGGGCTAATATCTTTGCTCTACCTTGAGATAGGGGAATTTCAAAAACTAAACAATTTCTGTAGCATTCTTGCAATGTTTAGGCCAAACATAACCACCCAAAAAGAGAGCTATATATTCTCCACCGATCTACTCATAAGAGTAATGACCCCTCCTGATCAAAACTACAGAGAGCAGATTCAATTTCGGATCACAATATCAGAACTCGTGATTGATCTATATCAAGTCAGCTACGTTCAAACAAATTGCTCTtaaaaaagttttgtttttttccacaATAATGTAACACTCAACAGCAATTCTAAGACGACCAACTACTTATCAATAAaaagtcagaacagaatcatatatcaaacaaaaaaaaaaggaccatgAGCCTTGCCTCACAGGTTGTCCTGCCCTTTAATCTCAACCGCTCCGTTGATTGCCACCGGACTCTGCATGTAGAGATCAACTTCTAATGATCCCTTAACCCCTTCAATCTGAAGATTCTTCTTGGTCTCTGTATAAGGATCATACAACACCAGCTGCCCTTCACCATTCTCCAGGAACAATTGTCCGTTATTCCAAAACCCCAATGGCCTTTCCACATCCAATAAAGGTCCAATCGATATAAGTCTAGTCCACGATTCCTTGACGCCAAATTCAAGCAAAACCCATAAATCCAAACAGAACTTTGTATTCAACGGTGCGCGAGGGAAAACCAGCATAACAATGGAGCCCTTTAGCCCAGTGAGAGTCCGCGCGCATTGACCGTAATCCCGAAAAACACTAGCATCCGGGAACCGCGTCTTTCGGAAAACCTCATCGCTGAAGTCGAAAGCAAAAATCGTCTCGTCCTCATCGGTGGCCTCATCGTAGTGAAATCCAAGATACCATAAAAAAAGACCTCCCAAAGAGACGGTCGGCGAATCTGAATAAATATTCACGGGCACGAGTAGGTCGAGCAGTCTCCAAGACCCGTCACTCATGCTGTACACTTCCGCTTCGTAATGAGTATCCATTAGGAAGGAAGCAGTGGTGGACAAAAACGCAAGAAGCCTCACCACCTTGAAGTCGTTTGATCTCGGGTCGAAACCGAACCCGACACTGTAGGTAAGGACTGTGAGCTCGGGTTGACCGTGATGGGATACGCTCGGAAGAGCGTTGAGTCCCGATGGTGCGAAGGGGTTCCAGATATAGATGTCTCTGGTTCCAACATAATAGTGGTATAGGCAGAGTAGACCATTACAGGAAGCGACGATCTTAAGGTCATAATATACGCCTTGGGTTGAATTAAGGAAACGACGGTCCGGTGACTCCGGGAGATTCAGAGGAACTTGAGACACGATGTCGAGGTTCCCATGAGAGAGGAAAGAGTAAATTTGCTTCCCGGGATTGGATTTGTGTGTGGCTTTGACTAGGATGAGAGGGAGACGAGAAGTGGGATTTTGGGTGAGAATAGATTGACTGAGGAGGTTTTTGGAGACGAAATCGGGGTTCCCTATGAGAAAAAGCCAAGCTTTGGAGACGGACCTGAATCGGATCAAGGATTTTGGAGGCAGACACGAGAGAATTCTCACCACCACGTCCTCGGGCAGATAGCTCGACATTCTTCCGAGTTCTGCGATGCTCTGCTTCACCTCTGACTCAAACCCCGGCaccaaaaaaattagtttaaaaattaccCGCAGTTAAAAGAAGATTCCAATATGCTTTTAcctgaaaattagaaaaattaaataaactacttaaaaatatattattttatttttttatcttcatgaTCAGCTTCTCTATAGCAGACTCTCAAacgtctaattttaaactgaatctaacatctaaacatc is drawn from Juglans regia cultivar Chandler chromosome 5, Walnut 2.0, whole genome shotgun sequence and contains these coding sequences:
- the LOC108990005 gene encoding F-box/kelch-repeat protein At3g23880-like, whose protein sequence is MSSYLPEDVVVRILSCLPPKSLIRFRSVSKAWLFLIGNPDFVSKNLLSQSILTQNPTSRLPLILVKATHKSNPGKQIYSFLSHGNLDIVSQVPLNLPESPDRRFLNSTQGVYYDLKIVASCNGLLCLYHYYVGTRDIYIWNPFAPSGLNALPSVSHHGQPELTVLTYSVGFGFDPRSNDFKVVRLLAFLSTTASFLMDTHYEAEVYSMSDGSWRLLDLLVPVNIYSDSPTVSLGGLFLWYLGFHYDEATDEDETIFAFDFSDEVFRKTRFPDASVFRDYGQCARTLTGLKGSIVMLVFPRAPLNTKFCLDLWVLLEFGVKESWTRLISIGPLLDVERPLGFWNNGQLFLENGEGQLVLYDPYTETKKNLQIEGVKGSLEVDLYMQSPVAINGAVEIKGQDNL